Below is a window of Malus domestica chromosome 13, GDT2T_hap1 DNA.
gaccaaattttcaagaaatatgataatttttgtagtgtttatgtagatgatattttagtacatagtaaaaataaaaatgaacataggaagcatttagagatagtattacaagaatttatcaataatggaattgtaattagcaaaaataaaatagcattagaaaagcaagatatagaatttttaggaatgtatattAAGTCAGGTACAATgcaattacaagatcatatagctaaaaaggTGTTAGAATTTCGAGacaaattagaagataagaaacagttacaagcatttttaggattactaaattatgcaagaaattttatccctgatttagGAAGAAAGATATTagtattacatagtaaaactagcaaaacaggacaaaaatattttaatagtgaagatattaaattagttcaaaaaataaaagaagaaattactaaacttaagccattaacattaccattagatgatagCTACAAGATAGTAGAAACAAatgcttcatcattaggatggGCAGGTATACTATACCAGAAAAAGCATAGGGAGTCTCCAAAGTCCgacgaacaagtttgtagatatttCTCAGGAAAGTTTAGTGATATACAGTAaagattaccatcaacagatttagaaattctagggataattaattcatttgaagcattttctttatttttacataataaagtatttacgattagaacagattgtcaaaatatagtttctcattataacaagATACATGCTACTAAACAGGCAGCCCGAAAatgggttaattttgttgattcaattacaggaaatggttttaaaccaattttttaacatataaaacgtaatgacaatacattagctgatatcttatcaagattaatttgttgaacaggtatggaatatcgtggaccatcatcAGCAAATAGCACAAGGCTGCAAAGTAGAAGAGTTTCTTTCAATGGCATGATGATGCACCATCAACCTCCACCATTCAGTGAATTTCAAAATAGCATGAGCAGACcagcatcaccaccagtaccTACGTTAaactttaatggcaatattgttgaaggaatcagaaataCAACTCTGAGATATAGGTCAAGGGTACCAGGGCTTTCTGATAGGCAGCAGGTTCTCTTAGATAGTTTTTGGAATATCCAAATTAAGCAGCCAAGTatgaggttaggtcatgaaaaattaattagagccttggagcaagagtttgatagctttaattttaatttccaccaaaaccagcagcatattcattctcttgagcacAACCTTCAAGCCATTTCTAGGAaccatgagtcattacttggtaagtttaccaaaatgaaccaagaactccaatctcttaggatgcagcaaaaggcaagtgacaccttgaaaagagaattgaaaataggtttagaaattgatcagcataagaataaaggaaaagaggTTATTGAACTTATAGGACAAGAGGCTAATGACCccatagaagaaattaagattgagctcttagaagaaGACGTTGAAATGGAGCAACATCAAAATAATGAGCAGCATCAGGttctgagtgacaaagaaaaacaagaaaaatatgaaagttttcttaggaataTATCTTCAGACTTGATAttagatgattttttattagaagaaatttcaaaggcaaaactaagaataatgccaacagacatgcaaaatgagatcttgagcagagcatcacagtccatgaaagagttacaattacaattacaattacaatgtgccttgtatcagtccatctttaatccaaaaccagggatgaatattattacaaagatgtatcctccatgtctttgtgatagtacagagaattgtatttgtaaaccagaTGTTAGCGTAGCTGTGGCTAGgattaacatgagagattttaaatcatggcattttagttatgagcatcagAAAAAGCATAATGTGATAGAAGTTACCCCTaccttactattagagtttggttatctcgataaaatatttattaaccgTATTTCTCAACTAGAATTATTTCCTGAAAAGCTTATAAAAGTAGTAGAAGATTATCTAGAaaggtggaaagaaatttgcataagttttattagtagtcctccagattggtatgtacatatgcataaggagaaagctaGGCATATAGCCATGATCAATGAAGAGTCCTTTAGACTAAATCCTATCTCCTCACTTAGGTGGACTTCttcatacaaagatattttaaaatttagagagaTCCAAATGCTtgctttagatgagtttgaagattttaggtatgacatggtactagtagcagaagaagaGGAGATATATATTTACAGCAAGACAAGAATCAATCATCAGCCTTATTGGAAGccctaaaatttcaaagaagaaacagcagaaatatattacaaggtgaaagaagataAAGAAAGAGATGCGGAGCTAGTAGAAGGCGATGAACAGTATTGGAATAATTTGTCAGAAGAAGAGCTGTATAACATTAACAACATGATGGAAGCCTGAAGAGCTAGCTGTAAATTAGCATAAGTTGAATATCATCATAATGTATTTCCAGACATAAATGTCAACATCTTTGTGGTCCGCATgtaatggcataagagtaaataaagagaAGAGTCTGATCTATTATGGACTTTTCATACATAAAATGTCCTTATGGTTAAGAATGAATAGTAcaaagcccttttcattaaaactcatttttttatttctatttggttcttttttttttttgagttaagTTTGATGTCCCATTCGAATTATTtggtttttctgtttttttttaacccacCCCTTAAGCACACTTAAGTAGATGGAGAAACgattgatattttatttttgtataatgttaaggagatcaaaatttttaaactaaatgatgtggttgttaatGATTATATTATTACTAGCCTCTCTGCACGCACTAACGTGCGTGCGAGAGGCATTTTTGCATCACGGGCGCTACGCGCCCCTAAATGTGCATTGTGTTAGTTTATTTCCATTCTAATTGTCAATGTATATGGTTTAGAAAGTATAATATGGCTACACATAACAGGAAGCAATAAATTTGAAGTTGTTGACGTGGATACTCTCTCATACACAACAGTGCCTATTACAGTGTCCTCATGCACGTGCGAAAGACACTTTTTTCCTCACGGCGCGCTACGCGTGACTTACACATTTTAGATGTATTTATATGTGAGGATTGGTTCAAtgtatagaaaaataaaataaagacgaTTATCATCTCTAATAATACAGGTagtaatttaaagtatttatctaaaatttgtaaaaaaaaaaaagtaataaataaCATAGAAGATCCTTATAATTTAGTTGCAACTAAAAGCTAAGtaaaaagtataaaaacaatccaagaactTCAATTGGCCTTGATACACTTGACGGTTCTTCATATCATGAACTCATATCGCCATCCTGTTGAAAATTTAATGCGTTCGGTTAGAATCAAATATTAGCATTATTTGTAATTGAATTGCATTAAATTTTGAAAACGGGAATTAAACCTATTCAGTAACCTCCCACAACTACCCCGAGCCAAACATATACCACCCTAACCAAAGTTAAGACAGTAGGCATAAAAAGGTGATGCCTTTAACGACATTCAAAGTAAATATTAAACATGCTGTGCGATTGTGTACCATCTAACAAAATTAAGAATGAATAGGGGAATACCTCAGTAATGAAATGAGGGAAATACCTTAGTAATGCAGTATTTCTGTTTGTATTTTTGTTTGAATGCTCCACTAATTCACTGCACCAAACCCTGTTAACCAAAAAGAAATGAGGAGATTGTAGACATGGAATTGATATTAGTAATGCAAACCACTAAATGAAACGCATATATACCCACTACCGATTAATAGTCCAAGTCTGTAATCCCTATTTCATTTATGGGTGACATAAAAATGCATGGACAAAACATACAATGTCATTTGGTGAGGCAGATTAGATAATTGTGTCATAGTGTTGTGCTATAACAAATGACAAATGTTTAATTTTTCTACCTATTTACATTTTGGcaagaaaatatataacatcAAATGAAGAGCATTCACAATAAAGAAGTAAGGATGCGTGTCATATTTGAAGAACATATGAGTACTAAATAGAAAACAGAACAATAAAGACACATATAATATGtttttttctcatatttttatggtgggtgaatgAATTGACTTTAAGGATCACAAAGAGGGGGTTATTTCATTTATGGGCGACATAAAAATGCATGGACAAAACAGAAATGGGGTCGAGACTGAAGTTTACTTCAAGTCACTTACCCTTCATGCAATCACTTTTTGCTATTATTTTTGTTGTACCGTTTCTATGCTTTCCCGTCTCTGTTTCTGGTGTTTTGCCTTAGTTCGTAAGTCTTTGGGCATGACCTTCCTTTTCTATTCTACttactgtgaaaaaaaactccACCTGAACCTTCCATGACATAAtctaacaaaaagaagaaaaatttgcatccaaaatgaaactaaaaatgaaagagaatgaGATACCTACCACTGGAGATACTTTTATTTGGAAACACCGTttggaaagcaaaagcaagtacATGCTTAATATTGACCACGATGGCGTTGAAATCATTCAAATACTAAAAAGGTGATGCCTTTGACGGCATTCAAAGTAAATATTAAACATGTTGTGCGATTGTCTTAAGAATGAATAGGGAATTACTTCAGTAATGAAATGACCTTAGTAATGTAGTAATTCTGTTTGTATTTCTGTTTCCTAATTCACTGCACCAAAGCCTATTTAACCAAAAAGAAATGAGGAGAATGTAAACATGGAATTGATATTAGTAATGCAAACCACTAAATGAAACGCATATGTACCCACTACCGATTAATAGGCCAATAGTCCAAGTCTGTAAACCCTATTTAAGATTGCcaaaatgaaactaaaaatGAATTATGGTAAGTATGCATATATGCACGTCCAAGTTTGTAATCCCTATTTAAGCTTGACAGGACCAAAACGAATGAAGTTGAGAATAAAAGATTAAGATTGAGAGTTGAAAAGTTGTACCGAGGAAGACTCTTTTTCAACCTAACATGATGCTGTTATAACAATATTATGCCAGTAGAATGCAAACAGCAAGAGAAGGAGATACCTACCACTGGAGATACTTTTATTTGGAAACACCGCTGGGAAGTATTTAACCCGCTCTCACCCGAATGTATTTCTGGCATATCGAAAACAACAGAAAAGAACATTCCTATTAATTTCACATAATTTCTTTTgaaaacaaataacaaattttATAACACATAGCAGATACCTTTGAAGTCATCCGCAAGAATTTTCTTCCAACCCTTCGATTTCCATTTCCTGCTCTTGTATATAGTCTGTAAACATAGTAGTAAAACAcacagttaagtaaattccatAGCTTGAAACATAATTTAGTAAAATTTCATGGCCTTATGATATAAATCACACATTTCAACAAAATCCCATTTATTATCAACCACAAATTATGCAATTGGAGTTTCTGGGTAACTTTAAATTCCCCAAAAAGCAATCTAAAATACCAAAATCAGTGACAAACTACAAAGCCAAcataaaaaaatcgaaaacttACAGAAAAACTTCACTTTGTACTCCCATTCCTTTTCACGAATctgcaaggaaaaaaaaatgaaaagagtgGAAAATCAAAACTGGACTTGGGGATTTTCCGTGGCTCTGTAGATGCCCAATCTCTTTTAACACACACAATGTCACACATTGAGTAAGATAGTCACCATTTCCAAATTAACTGACAGAAAAAAAAGCCCTAGTTTTTAAAATTGGGAAGTTGGGTACCTGGAGATGGCCGGGGCGTAGGTGGAGGAGAGTTCATTGGTAGGAAGAAAATTGATTCTTTTCCTACGGGTGTGGTTTTTGAGATGAGTCAAAGAGTTCCTCCGAATGTGGTTGGAGGAGAGAGAATTGGTAGGAAGAAAATTGATTCTTTTCCTCCGGGTGTGGTTCTTGAGATGAGTGAAAGAGTTCCTCCGGATGTGGTTTTTGTGCAAGACGACAACGGTTTCTTTTGCTTCCATCACGCGGATTATTCTCGCAAGATAGTGGGAAGAAAACtgcttttgtaatttttgtttttgtttttatgacaaaattatcCCTGGtattttgtttctattattTTTAGGTAGTTGTGGGTGTTTTTGTTTGAGGGGCTTTATAGTccaattttttttggtgaagccttGAGACACCAAATTGGACTTCTGACTTTCTAATATTAAAGATTTAAAcattgattaacgtgtttattttattagtaacacatcatttaatttttcaaatttgatttaaaattttgatgtctCTATCATTATCCATACGAAGGGCATGACGGTCAAATGACGTGGAATAAGTTGGTGTATTTGAGGGTAatttcattgttttgtcaaaagcGTAACCCTAAAAGGTGAAATCTCCAAACTCGTGCAATCTCTCTGAGTCTCTCTCGCACAGACGAAGCCATGATCCGGGTACCCAGAGACGACGCCAAGCGCGGAGGCGGAGGCGGAGGCGGAGGCAGAGGCAGAGGCAGGGCCAATTCCCTCGCGCGATCAGAATCCGGGCGGGGGAAGAATCCAGCCCAGCCAGCGGAGCTCCGAGGTGAGTTCCGGATTTGTCTTGGTGTATATATATGCGTTTGGTTTCtattttagggtttgtaaattcTGCATATTAACCAAAAATGTTGCAGCTTAATTGGTGTTAAACCCAAATATATGCGTTTGACGAAACATATCAAACAAAAAATTGCTGTTTTTCGTCACCGTGCGAGAATTACCCTTAAATTAATTACATGCCTAGTTTTTTGTTTCGATAGAACTCCCTTCTTATATTGATAATATGTATCTGTTTTTGGTGGgtgattttgttgagtagtAATTTGTGCCCTGCTCCCTTATTTTGACCTGTTAATTAGCTGAGTGAATATATCtagtattaattaatttatgtgCAACAAACAGAtgagaagaaagaaacaaaagctGTCGAAAGCTCTATGAGTAAACTCCAACTTGATGATGATACTCCTACTTCAAAGAAGAAACGTTACCGCGAGTCTAAGAAACGCCATTCTCAGAATGAGCATTGTGCAGTTTGCCTTGTGGACGGCCACCACCAACATCTGTGTCCCTACCGGGAAAGTGTCCCGTTGGGTGTAACTAAAGTTGGAGAGGGCTATATACTAATGTGTAGGACTTGTGGTTTTGTGGGTAACGTCTGCCTTCATGGCCGCTCTTATGCTCGTCCCTATAGGCGGTGTTATTGGCGTCTGAAACATGGGTACCCAATCCACGAGGAAGTGGAGCAAATCAGGGCAAGACAGAGAGAAATGGCTGAAATGTCCAGGGCACGAGTGGAGAGAGGTGAACCATCCTTATTGGATGATACCTCTTCCGATTCCTCTTCTGATACCTCTTCCGATTCCTCTTCTGATTCCTCTTCTGAGATATAATCGCAATGAAGCTTAGGGTTGGAACATGCGGTGGCTGCAGCTGTTGGATTGCCTTTTCTGTTCATTCATGGCGGATAGATACTACTTTGTTGGTTGTTTTCTCGTGTGTTTAATTTCGTTCTTGGAATAGCTAGTTGTGCATGTTGGTCGGATTTCCTTTGCTTGTAGGCTTGTACTGCTTGTCTTGGAATAACTATGAAACGAATCCACCGCTATCGAATACTAATCTCACCAGAATTGTTCAGTTAGTTTTCGTACGTATTATTTCCTTTGCTTGTACGTATTATTTCCTTTGCTTGTACGTACTATTATTAGTAAGGCCAAGTACTGATGGCACTGTacattttttcttccaaaattttGCGCCTGCTAGAGTGACTCGAATAGGAGAAACCCTCCAAGTTTGAGAGTACCACAAAATTAGCATcaggtttttccaatttccgtTTTAACGTCACTCTGCCATAGAAAGTAGCTAGTGAATGGAGCTGAAGCGCACAAGCAACGTGTACTAGCAACAAAACAGAAGGCCAACCCCAAACCCTACAATAGGCGGGACTTGCATTGGAAGCAACTGTGGCAGCAAGCCTCAAGAGGCAACAATTTTGGCCGCTGACTAAGCAGTTGAGATGTTTTCTTAGATTAAGCTGCAACCATCGGTAAATGCAGGTTTCACATCCAACAATGCTCAGTTCATATCTTAGCTGCTGTTTTATTTATGATTTCTCTTGCTTTTCTCTAATATTTAGTTAACCTAGCTTGTTTCAACAAGATTTAGAACGGCCTtctatttgttttaatttgtttaaattttcgtGAAGGCTAGCTACTAGATGGCCACCTctttaacatatatatagtcgtttgtatatgtatatatatgtacatctatatatatgtgtgtgtgtgtgtgtggggttACGATTCGCTAACTTTTCTTTTGGAGACAAACGACTCAGACTCGTCTAGATTTTTTGGGGGCATGTAAATTTTGCTAATTTAGGAATAACAAGTAGGTGGAAGTTACAACTGCATGCTCCAATGCAACAAAGGAGTATTTGGGGAGGCACAAAGACAAGATGGTTAGGGAATTTGGTTATACTATCGTTCCCTCCACACATTCTTATCGCCCTGGCTCTAGAatatttaagagagagagagagagagagagagagttgatgAGAATATAGCACAGCTTCAGTGCCAAGGCGTTGCCAAGGAGAGCGTATGACGGTGGTTCTCCGTCGGGGATTTGTTTCGTTCAGAGCTGGAGACATTTCTACGTACGCATGCAGGTTAGAGTTTGATGGAGAGTTGAATTAATTCACAGAAGGTGAGAAATGGGAAGAGGTCAAACACAAAAGAAGGCGGGGGAGGTGGTGGCTGTAGCAATAGACAATGACAAGGGCAGCCAACATGCTCTCAAATGGACTATTGATAGTCTTGTCACCAGAGGTCAAGCTCTCACGCTGCTCCAAGTTAGACAAAGAACCGCAATTCCCACGCAAAGtacattctctctctctgtatgtgtgtgtgtgtgtgtaaatgcaTGAATGCATAAGATGCTGATGATGATCGTAATTTACTAATGTACGTCACCAGCCACAAAGGAGGTTGAAAAGGCTCAAGCCAAAGAGTTGTTTCAACCATTCCGCTGCTTTTGCACGAAAAAACTTGTGAGTAATGCTTCTTCCCTTCATAAAAGTGATAGTGCATTGCCTATCCCGCTCCATGAACAGTTGAGCGGAATCCCTCGTTTCGCAACGTGATTTGTAGTTGTACTGCTGATTTGATTTTTGCAACAGCTAAAATGCAATGAAGTCATGATCGAGGATAAAAACATAGCAAAAGCACTGGTAAACTATGTTGTCAATAATTCAATCGACATTTTGGTACTTGGTGCGCCGTCGAGAAGCGGCCTTCTCAGGTACTGATTTCTTCTCCAAGTTATATCTCAGTTCATATGCACCAACACTGTAAAATTCATCAGAAAAATAGTATCAAAGAGAACAAGCATCAATCGTAAAATGTATAAATCATTCATTTATTTGAATGGAACTATAACTGTAGGTAGTTAAGTATTACATCTTTAAAATCCAATGaactaagaaaactttcatacATCTGTCTCAACTAATACCAGCTTACATACGCCGAAAATTTGATGGTTTGAGAAATCATTTATTCAAGATCTGGTTCCGCACGTTGTAGTCTTACCTCAGTTTTTTCTTCTCGGAAGCCATCAATTACGCATGCATCATAATTATATCAATCTCGTCACAGATTCAAAACAACGGACGTTCCAAACAGTCTCAAAAGAGGCACCAAGTTTCTGCACTGTGTATGTCGTTGGCAAGGGAAAGATATCATATATGTGAGCTGTTACCACTTCACTGTCCCAGAAAGCTTACTTGCCTAATAAAAAACGGCACCAAGCTTCTGACACAAATGATACGCAATTCAGCCACAACCAGCAATGCAGGGGTTGGCCAGATtcggttttctttcttttttttttaggtcgAAAGTTCAGATTATGTTCTAGCATCTGTTATTTCCCACCTCACGTCTGGTTTCTTGTCATTACTCAAACAAGTTTCTGTGACCAATACAGCATGGGAGAGGACGCAGTATCCACCACAAAGCCAGCAATAAGGAGCATGCCTCCAACTACAAACTTGACAGCAGAAACTAATATACCACAAATGATTATCCGAGCCAGTTCTGGTGTCCCAATATCATTCCTTCAATAATTGATACCTAATTAGTACAAGACTCCCCAGCAGGATATTATGCTCACATATATAAATGTAGAGTTGATGTTTAAATAGTCTTAAGGCTCCACAACAACAGGATGTTTTTGCCAGAAATTATACCGAGGAAATTATTTATATGTACGTATCATCAACTTCCCAACAATTTAGGCTTCTTGTGAAAGTAGAAAAGCTAACAGTTTCATCTGTTAATTTAAGAAGGTACTTTTCAAGCCAATGAAACTATAAAGAAAAAATCAATTTGTGATATTAAGGTTTCATAGCAGGTTTACGAAGCATAGAAGGGAAACTGCAgtaaacagaaaacaaaacagaCTTGAGAGGAATTAGTTTTGACTGCAGATCAGTTTCAGCGTGAGGGAATGAGAAGGAATAGTAGTTGGATTGCTCTTACCTTTATTTCACACTCCTCGGAGTTTTCTTTGAATCTGAATGAATGTAGCATTTTCATTTTAGCTTTtgataagttcataacaatggTAAGTCATCCATCAGCAATATCCAACTTCATCTCAGCCTGAACACGGAGATCCTACACAAGATCCATGAGACTAGGAATGCATTTTGCTTACCTAAAATGAACATAATAAGAAAGTTCAGATACGTACCCATTTCAGAATGCAGGACAATGCATATCTGAGCTGCATTTATCACTTTGTTACATACATGCACTAATTGAACCAATAGAATGCAAACTGGAACTGATAGACATAGCATTATCAGCGACAATAATCCTTTCCTAACAATCAGTCAAACATGCACAATATGCAGGTCGCTAGTCAGTAATTCCAAAAGATCTGATTCCCCCGGTATGTTTTTTTCAAATATACTGAAATTAACTTCCTATTGTTAGAGTTCTTTGAATTAGCTATGTTTCTATGGAAGTAAGAAATCTGAAAGGTTAGAGAAAGATACAATGTGAAGGAGTGCTCTGTTCTTCTCTCAAAGTCTGAGAGGtgatgtttcatatatttttactCAATACACGCACTAAGGCATATGTACATAACTACTAGCCTTAGCTGGATATCCACAACCAACAATACAATCTCAGCCTTACACTTGTCGTAATCTAAGACTAAGTGAATACACAATTCAAAACAAGGCTTATTTACTTTAACTTTACTTAGCTCACAGCTTATACACTAATACTCCCCTTTAAGCTTTGAGCTGATACAACTCCAAGCTTATCTCTGAGATAGTTGAATCTCTCTTTTGGTAAGGCCTTGGTAAAAATGTCTGCCACTTGTTCTTTGGTTGGACAGTATACCAAATAAACAATTCCCTGCTGCAAAGCATCCTTTATGAAGTGATATCTTCTGTCAATGTGCTTAGTCCTTTGGTGAAACACTGGATTTTTAGTTATTGAGATTGCAGAGGTATTGTCACACTGCAAAGGAGTTGCTTCAGCTTGTAACTCTCCAAAATCTTCAAGAACAAACCTGATCCATATAGCTTGAGATGTTGCTTCGGCAACACtaatatattcagcctctgctGTGGATAGTGCAACACAATTTTGTTTCACAGAAGCCCATGAGAACACTCCACTGCCAAATGAAAAAGCATAGCCTGAGGTACTCTTGCTGTCATCTATTGATCctccccaatcactatcacagaAACCAACTAAAACTGCCTTCTTGCCTTTCATATAATGCAAACCATAATCCAGTGTTCCTTTGATATATCTGAGCACTCTCTTAGCTATCCCATAGTGCTTGTTAGAAGGACCATGCATATATCTAGCTAACAAACTAGCTGCATACATCACATCTGGTCTTGTAGCAGTAAGATACAATAAACTGCCTACAAGCTTTCTGTATTTCTCTTCATCTGCTGCACCACTGCCATCTTCTTTACTCAACTTTTCAGTAGCCACAAGAGGTATAGAGACAGATTTACATTCTTTCAATCCAAACTTATCCAACAGAGAAGATGCATACTTCTTTTGATGAATGAAGATGCTAGATTCTGTTTGAATTACCCTCATCCccagaaaatggtgaagaagacCCAAGTCTGACATCTCATACTTCTccttcatatcttctttgaACTCATCCAGCATGTCTTGATTGTTTCCAGTATAcacaatatcatccacatatatggAGACTATTAGTATATCCTTTTCTCCCCTTGTCTTAGTGTAGAGAGTTGCTTCACTTAAGCTTTTCTCAAACCCACACTTAGCAAAATAGCTGTCAATCTCTCCATACCAGGCCCTAGGCGCatgtttcaagccataaagaGCCTTGTGCAATTTGTAAACTTTGACTTCCTTGCCATTAATCACAAACCCTTCAGGTTGATCAACATATACTTCTTCCTGCAATATTCCATTTAAGAAAGCAGACTTAACATCTAATTGAAATATCTTCCAACTTCTGTGTGCAGCAAGTGCAATCAGTGTTCTGATGGTGTCCAATCTGGCAACTGGAGCAAAAGTCTCATTGTAATCGAGTCCTGGTTTCTGCACATATCCTTTAGCAACTAGTCTTGCCTTGTTCTTTTGTACTGAGCCATCCAAATTCAGTTTGGTTTTGAACACCCATTTCACACCAATAACTTGCTTATCACTTGGTCTGTCTACAAGCTTCCAAGTCTCATTTTTCTCAATCATGGATAGTTCTTCTTTCATAGCTTTTATCCAAGCTTTATCTTGTGCAGCTTCCTCATACTTCTCTGGCTCCACAATACAAAGATTGCATTGTGCTAGGATATCATTGATATTTCTCCATTTAACTGGTGTATGATCATAAGGACTAGTGATCTCAACAGTTTCAGAGACATCTCTATCTTGTTCTTCGATTTGATTACTATTTTCTACTTCTGTCACTTCTTGTATACTGAAATCACTCACAGTCCTATACTGATCTTGGATGTCAGTTATTGCAATAGACTTCTCTGAATTCTGCTTCCAATTCCAAGATATAGTTTCATCAAAGACCACATCCCTTGATTGGATTAACTTCCTTGAACATGGATCAAATACTCTGTACCCTTTCTCACAAGTTGCATAACCCACAAACACACCTTTGACAGACTTTGCATCTAGCTTTTGTCTTCTTTCTGCTGGTA
It encodes the following:
- the LOC139190485 gene encoding uncharacterized protein — encoded protein: MIRVPRDDAKRGGGGGGGGRGRGRANSLARSESGRGKNPAQPAELRDEKKETKAVESSMSKLQLDDDTPTSKKKRYRESKKRHSQNEHCAVCLVDGHHQHLCPYRESVPLGVTKVGEGYILMCRTCGFVGNVCLHGRSYARPYRRCYWRLKHGYPIHEEVEQIRARQREMAEMSRARVERGEPSLLDDTSSDSSSDTSSDSSSDSSSEI